In Cryptosporangium phraense, the genomic stretch CGATCGCGGAAGGTTCGCCGGGAACGTCGTCCGTCTGCGCCCCCTGCGGAGGACGACCGTCGGCTGGCGTGCTCTGCACGGAACGGAACCCCTAACGATGTGGCTTGAAGTTCGACCCGTGAGCAGGCTACCCGGTGTAGACGGCCCAGGCTCCGCGCTCCATCCACCAGGTTCGTTTCTTGGTGACCGTTCCGTCCGCTCCGTCGTCGGTGACCGGTACCCCATCGTCCGTCTGAATGGTGAAGGCGACGGCGCGGCCGCGCGCCCGGCGGACCTCGATCTCACCGTGCGCGCGACGACGGCCGAACAGGCCGCGAGCCGGACGCGCAGGCAGCGCGAGCCCGACCTCCAGGACGCCGTCGGCCGGGTCCGCGGTGACGACGAGCGGCAGGCCGCCGACCGACCCGTAGCCGTCGGCGTTGGCGACCGCGCAGGCCAGCAGCGGCTCGGTGCCGTCGGACAGCGGGGTGTCGTCGACGTCGATCCGGGCGTGCCAGGCCACCGGCCGGCCGTGCTCGTCGGCGCCGCCGAGGAGCGCGCCGTGCAGCGTCACCGACCCGCCGTCGTTGCGCAGCAGGTCGACCCGCCGGTCGACGCCGCTGAGCACCGCGGCCGCGACGTCCGACGGGGACCGCGGCAGCCCCAGCTTCGTCGCCAGGTCGTCGTCCGCAGGGGCCAGAGGCAGCACGCCGACGGCGGGGAGGTCGGGCACGGTGCGGTCGCTCGGCAGCTCCGCCGGACGCTCGCCACCGCGCGGCAGCGAACGGCGGACCATCCGGCGCAGCACGGCGCGCAACTGCGCGTCACCGCCGGCGATCACCAGCCGAGCCTCGTCCTCCGAGGCCCGCTTGATCGCGTCGTCGACCTCGGAGTCCGAATCGAGCTCGAGAACCTCGACGTTCGCCCCCGCGCGGAGCGCATCGCGACAGGACAACACGGGTACCCGGGTGGCGACGCCAGGACCCGGGGCGAGAAGCAGCACGTCCACGTTAGTTAGCCTTACATGTAATCCATTCCTGGGTTGATGGAGGACCGTATGCCCGCGATCGTGCTTGTCGGTGCCCAATGGGGAGACGAGGGGAAGGGCAAGGCCACCGACCTCCTCGGAGACAAAGTGCAGTGGGTGGTCCGGTACCAGGGCGGTAACAACGCCGGACACACGGTCATCACGCCCGACGGCGAGAAGTACGCGCTGCACCTGATCCCGTCCGGCATCCTGACGCCCGGCGCGACCTCGGTGATCGGCAACGGTGTGGTCGTCGACCCGGCCGTGTTGATCGGCGAGATGGACGGGCTGATCGAGCGCGGGGTCGACGTCAGCAACCTGAAGATCTCGGCCGACGCGCACCTGATCATGCCGCACCACCGCGCGCTCGATAAGGTGACCGAGCGTTACCTCGGTAAGGCCCGGATCGGCACCACCGGGCGGGGCATCGGCCCGGCCTACGGCGACAAACTCGCCCGTATCGGCATCCGGGTCGCCGATCTGCTCGACCCGGGCATCCTGCGCCGCAAGCTCGACACCGTGCTCGGCGAGAAGAACCAGATCCTGGTCAAGGTCTACAACCGCAAGGCGATCGACCCGGCCGCGGTGGCCGACGAGTACCTCGGCTACGCCGAGCGGCTCCGCCCCCACATCGCCGACTCGCGGCTGCTGCTGAACAAGGCGCTCGAGCGGGGCGAGACCGTGCTGCTCGAGGGCTCCCAGGGCACGCTGCTCGACGTCGACCACGGCACCTATCCGTTCGTCACGTCGTCGAACCCGACCGCGGGCGGGGCCTGCGCGGGCAGCGGGATCGGCCCGACGCGGATCACGAAGGTGATCGGGATCCTGAAGGCGTACACGACCCGGGTGGGGTCGGGTCCGTTCCCGACCGAGCTGCTCGACGAGTACGGCGAGCGGCTGCGCAAGGTCGGCGGCGAGGTCGGCGTCACCACCGGGCGGAACCGTCGCACGGGCTGGTTCGACGCGGTGATCGCGCGGTACGCGACCCGGGTCAACGGCCTCACCGACATCTTCCTGACCAAGCTCGACGTGCTCTCCGGCCTCGACCGGGTGCCGATCTGCGTCGCCTACGACGTGGACGGCGAGCGCATGGACGACATGCCGATGACGCAGACCGACTTCCACCACGCGACGCCGGTCTACGAGTACCTCGACGGCTGGTCGGAGGATCTGTCCGACGTCCGGACGTTCGCCGACCTGCCGAAGAACGCGCAGGCGTACGTGACCCGGCTCGAGGAGCTGTCGGGGACGCAGGTCAGCGTGATCGGCGTGGGCCCGGGTCGCGAGCAGAATGTTGTGGTGCGCGACCTGGTCTGAATCGCCGGGCCGGGGTAACCCGAGGGGTACAAGCTCACCCCCGAGGAGGAGATCAGCGTGGAGCTGGAATTCCTGTCCGAGCTCGCGGTCCGGCCCGGTCCGTTCGTCACCGTCTATCTGGACGCGAGCCACAACACGCCCGGGGCGTCGCGCCAGATCGACGTCGCGTGGCAGGACGCGCGTCGGGATCTGGTCGGCCAGGGTGCGGACGAGGCCACGCTGACGGCGCTCGACAAGGCGGCTTCGGACGAGGGCCCGTCGGTGGGGTCGGCCGGGCGGGTGTTCGTGGCCGCCCACGGCGAGGTGCTGCTGGATCGGACGTTGCCCGAGCCGCCGCGCCGGCCGATCGCCCGGGTCTCCCCGCTGCCGCACCTGATGCCGCTGCTGAGGCAGTACCCGGAGCCGCTGCCGTACGTGGTGGTCGTCGTGGACCGCGCCGGGGCCGACGTCTCCGCGTTCGCGAGCCCGGGCGCTCCGCTGCTGAGCGACTCGGTCGCCGGGCCCGACCAGTGGCCGCTGCACAAGGTGCCGGGCGGCGGCTGGTCGGCGCTGCGCTACCAGCACGCGGTCGAGGTGGCCTGGGAGCACAACGCGGCCGCGGTGGCGTCCGAGGTCACCCGGGTGGTGGACGCGGTGCACGCCCGGCTCGTCGTGATCGCCGGCGACGTCCGGGCCCGCGGTCTGCTGCGCGACGAGTTGCCCCCGCACGTGTCCGAGCTGGCGGTGGAGACCGAGGCCGGCTCGCGGGCCGCCGGGTCCGACCCGTCGCGGCTGGAGTCCGAGGTGACGGCGCTGCTGGGCAACCGGGTCGCGTCGGCGCGGGCGGACCTGCTGGAGCACCTGGGCGCGGGCTACGCCCGGGACACCGCCGCTCA encodes the following:
- a CDS encoding diacylglycerol/lipid kinase family protein; translated protein: MDVLLLAPGPGVATRVPVLSCRDALRAGANVEVLELDSDSEVDDAIKRASEDEARLVIAGGDAQLRAVLRRMVRRSLPRGGERPAELPSDRTVPDLPAVGVLPLAPADDDLATKLGLPRSPSDVAAAVLSGVDRRVDLLRNDGGSVTLHGALLGGADEHGRPVAWHARIDVDDTPLSDGTEPLLACAVANADGYGSVGGLPLVVTADPADGVLEVGLALPARPARGLFGRRRAHGEIEVRRARGRAVAFTIQTDDGVPVTDDGADGTVTKKRTWWMERGAWAVYTG
- a CDS encoding Vms1/Ankzf1 family peptidyl-tRNA hydrolase — encoded protein: MELEFLSELAVRPGPFVTVYLDASHNTPGASRQIDVAWQDARRDLVGQGADEATLTALDKAASDEGPSVGSAGRVFVAAHGEVLLDRTLPEPPRRPIARVSPLPHLMPLLRQYPEPLPYVVVVVDRAGADVSAFASPGAPLLSDSVAGPDQWPLHKVPGGGWSALRYQHAVEVAWEHNAAAVASEVTRVVDAVHARLVVIAGDVRARGLLRDELPPHVSELAVETEAGSRAAGSDPSRLESEVTALLGNRVASARADLLEHLGAGYARDTAAQGLEALFGALREGMVDTAFLVDDRHSDLTVAVGPEPLQVALADRTLEEFGVSPIEHDRADAALVRALAASGAKLEIIVDEQSTDEDLGAAPAPAAPADDLPQPPKVEFTDGVAVILRRPGAGIY
- a CDS encoding adenylosuccinate synthase, which produces MPAIVLVGAQWGDEGKGKATDLLGDKVQWVVRYQGGNNAGHTVITPDGEKYALHLIPSGILTPGATSVIGNGVVVDPAVLIGEMDGLIERGVDVSNLKISADAHLIMPHHRALDKVTERYLGKARIGTTGRGIGPAYGDKLARIGIRVADLLDPGILRRKLDTVLGEKNQILVKVYNRKAIDPAAVADEYLGYAERLRPHIADSRLLLNKALERGETVLLEGSQGTLLDVDHGTYPFVTSSNPTAGGACAGSGIGPTRITKVIGILKAYTTRVGSGPFPTELLDEYGERLRKVGGEVGVTTGRNRRTGWFDAVIARYATRVNGLTDIFLTKLDVLSGLDRVPICVAYDVDGERMDDMPMTQTDFHHATPVYEYLDGWSEDLSDVRTFADLPKNAQAYVTRLEELSGTQVSVIGVGPGREQNVVVRDLV